A genomic stretch from Setaria italica strain Yugu1 chromosome VII, Setaria_italica_v2.0, whole genome shotgun sequence includes:
- the LOC101756296 gene encoding uncharacterized protein LOC101756296: protein MFPAVKAQNPTARLPRRHPHAGEAVTPAPSSPVPGDLSLSLARLAMVLLAHPARHHSLGTSPPGRAPVPAGARARLPRRARARTLARARPPSAGAAETETASTSGGGGSVLSFLCPLLKLLGGGDPSQERNDVVEVATSSISSLARLPWGSKVASSSGESIDSATSAPTLQLYEFEACPFCRRVREAMTELDLSAEVYPCPKGSLRHREVVKKIGGKEQFPLLVDASTGVTMYESGDIVKYLFRQYGQGRSPSSGLLESTIFTGWVPTLLRAGRGMTLWNKAGVIPAEKLELFSYENNSYARIVREALCELELPYVLQNVGEGSSKMDALLRISGSKQVPYLIDLNTGFQSGDYKKILSYLFQQYSISS from the exons ATGTTCCCTGCCGTAAAGGCCCAAAACCCCACCGCCCGCCTCCCGCGACGGCATCCACACGCCGGCGAGGCGGTGACGCCAGCTCCCAGCTCCCCAGTCCCAGGCGACCTCTCCCTCTCGCTCGCGCGGCTTGCCATGGTTCTCCTCGCTCACCCCGCGCGCCACCACAGCCTCGGTACCTCACCTCCGGGGCGCGCTCCAGTCCCCGCTGGAGCTCGAGCTCGCCTACCCAGacgcgcccgcgcccggacGCTCGCTCGAGCGCGCCCTCCCagcgcgggggcggcggagaCCGAGACCGCCTCTacgagcggcggaggcggaagcGTCCTGTCATTCCTGTGCCCACTCCTCAAGTTGCTCGGG GGAGGCGATCCTTCGCAGGAGCGGAACGACGTCGTCGAG GTCGCGACTTCTTCAATTTCAAGTTTAGCTAGACTGCCATGGGGATCAAAAGTGGCTAGTAGCAGTGGAGAGAGCATTGATTCAGCAACAAGCGCTCCAACTCTGCAATTGTACGAGTTTG AGGCATGCCCCTTCTGTAGGAGAGTCCGGGAGGCCATGACTGAGCTTGATCTTTCCGCGGAG GTTTATCCATGTCCAAAAGGATCACTAAGGCACAGGGAGGTGGTCAAGAAGATTGGAGGGAAGGAGCA GTTTCCACTGCTTGTTGATGCTAGTACTGGTGTCACAATGTATGAAAGTG GAGATATTGTGAAGTACCTGTTCAGACAGTATGGACAAGGAAGGAGTCCATCTTCTGGACTTCTCGAGAG TACAATTTTCACAGGATGGGTGCCCACTCTCCTTAGAGCTGGGAGAGGAATGACACTGTGGAACAAAGCTGGTGTCATACCTGCAGAGAAGTTGGAGCTCTTCTCGTATGAGAACAATTCT TACGCAAGGATTGTTCGAGAGGCTCTCTGTGAATTGGAGCTTCCTTATGTTCTCCAAAACGTGGGAGAGGGATCATCAAAGATGGATGCGCTTCTAAGGATTTCAGGTTCTAAACAG GTGCCATATCTGATCGACCTCAACACTGGATTCCAATCTGGGGACTATAAGAAGATACTATCCTACTTATTCCAGCAATACTCGATCAGTAGCTAG
- the LOC101755890 gene encoding GTP-binding protein YPTM1: MSNEFDYLFKLLLIGDSSVGKSCFLLRFADDSYVDSYISTIGVDFKIRTIEMDGKTIKLQIWDTAGQERFRTITSSYYRGAHGIIIVYDITDVESFNNVKQWLSEIDRYANDSVCKLLVGNKCDLAESRAVETAVAQAFADEIGIPFLETSAKESINVEEAFLAMSAAIKKSKAGNQAALERKPSNLVQMKGQPIQQQQQQQKSRCCST, encoded by the exons ATGAGCAACGAATT TGACTACCTGTTCAAGCTTCTCCTGATCGGCGACTCCTCCGTCGGCAAGTCCTGCTTCCTCCTCCGGTTCGCT GACGACTCCTACGTCGACAGCTACATCAGCACCATCGGTGTTGACTTT AAAATTCGCACCATTGAGATGGATGGGAAGACCATTAAGCTGCAGATT TGGGACACAGCAGGGCAGGAGCGATTCAGAACAATTACAAGCAGCTACTACCGTGGAGCTCATGGGATAATT ATCGTTTACGACATCACGGACGTGGAGAGCTTCAACAATGTCAAGCAGTGGTTGAGCGAGATTGACAGATACGCCAACGACAGTGTATGCAAGCTTCTCGTGGGCAACAAGTGCGATCTGGCTGAGAGCAGAGCTGTTGAAACTGCAGTAGCACAG GCTTTTGCTGATGAGATAGGCATTCCGTTCCTGGAAACAAGTGCTAAGGAATCCATCAACGTGGAGGAAGCTTTCTTGGCGATGTCTGCAGCGATCAAGAAAAG CAAAGCTGGGAATCAGGCAGCCTTGGAGAGGAAACCCTCCAATCTAGTTCAGATGAAAGGTCAGCCAattcagcagcagcaacagcagcagaagAGCAGATGCTGTTCGACATGA
- the LOC101755477 gene encoding MADS-box transcription factor 26 has product MARGKVQMRRIENPVHRQVTFCKRRMGLLKKAKELSVLCDADIGVIVVSPHGKIYDLATNGNMQGLIQRYRGTYSEMHGESSEQNKTQAIQQEVLALTHEIDLFQKGLRYMHGENDTNHMNLGELQALENNLEMWVHNIRSQKMQIMSREIEMLRNKEGILQAANDILQERINEQNGILNFSGTAMIPQAPFQLTMESNYYF; this is encoded by the exons ATGGCTCGTGGTAAGGTCCAGATGAGGAGGATAGAAAACCCGGTGCACCGGCAGGTCACCTTCTGCAAGCGACGAATGGGACTGCTCAAGAAAGCTAAGGAGTTGTCTGTTTTGTGTGATGCTGATATTGGCGTCATTGTGGTCTCCCCTCATGGCAAGATTTATGACTTAGCCACCAATGG gAACATGCAAGGCTTGATCCAGAGGTACAGGGGAACCTATTCAGAAATGCATGGTGAAAGTAGCGAACAGAACAAAACTCAG GCAATACAACAAGAGGTATTAGCATTAACGCATGAAATTGACTTGTTTCAAAAGGGCTTAAG GTACATGCATGGAGAGAATGATACAAACCACATGAATCTTGGTGAGCTCCAAGCCCTTGAAAATAATCTTGAAATGTGGGTGCATAACATTCGCTCTCAGAAG ATGCAGATCATGTCTAGGGAGATTGAAATGCTCAGGAACAAG GAAGGTATATTGCAGGCTGCCAATGACATACTTCAAGAAAGG ATAAATGAGCAGAATGGAATTCTGAATTTCAGTGGCACCGCAATGATACCGCAAGCACCATTCCAGCTAACCATGGAGAGTAACTACTATTTCTAG
- the LOC101756695 gene encoding putative 12-oxophytodienoate reductase 11 gives MSNSGANAIPLLTPYKMGKFDLSHRVVLAPLTRQRSYGNVPQPHAILYYQQRATKGGLLIAEATGVSDTAQGYKDTPGIWSNEQVEAWKPIVHGVHEKGGIFFCQLWHVGRVSNSTFQPNGQAPISSTDKPLKPQVRANGVDVTTFAPPRRLETDEIPLIVNDFRVAARNAVEAGFDGVEIHGAHGYLIDQFLKDQVNDRTDKYGGSLENRCRFALEVVQAVVDEIGADKVGIRLSPFASYSEAPDSNPEALGLYMANALNKFGILYCHVVEPRMVKLGEKFETPYSLRPMRDAFKGTFIVAGGYNREDGNNAISTGYADLVAYGRIFLSNPDLPRRFEIDAPLNKYNRETFYLPDPVIGYTDYPFLPTDV, from the exons ATGAGCAACAGCGGCGCCAACGCTATCCCCCTCCTCACCCCCTACAAGATGGGGAAATTCGATCTTTCCCACAG gGTGGTTCTCGCACCACTGACAAGGCAGCGGTCCTATGGCAATGTTCCTCAGCCTCATGCCATACTGTATTATCAACAGAGGGCAACTAAAGGAGGCCTTTTAATTGCTGAGGCCACCGGAGTGTCAGATACTGCTCAAGG GTACAAAGATACTCCTGGCATTTGGTCAAACGAGCAAGTGGAAGCATGGAAGCCAATCGTACATGGGGTTCATGAGAAAGGAGGGATATTTTTCTGTCAGTTATGGCACGTAGGAAGAGTCTCTAACTCCA CTTTTCAACCTAATGGACAGGCTCCAATTTCAAGCACTGATAAGCCACTAAAACCTCAAGTGAGAGCCAATGGTGTAGATGTGACTACTTTCGCACCTCCTAGACGATTAGAGACCGATGAAATCCCTTTGATCGTAAATGATTTCAGGGTAGCTGCTAGAAATGCAGTTGAAGCTG GATTTGATGGTGTTGAAATCCATGGAGCTCACGGTTACTTGATTGATCAGTTTTTAAAGGACCAGGTCAATGATCGCACAGACAAATATGGTGGCAGCTTAGAGAACCGTTGCCGGTTTGCGTTAGAAGTAGTTCAAGCTGTAGTTGATGAAATTGGAGCTGACAAGGTTGGGATAAGGCTGTCACCTTTTGCCAGTTATTCAGAAGCACCAGACTCAAACCCAGAAGCTCTAGGCCTGTATATGGCAAATGCACTGAATAAATTTGGAATCCTTTATTGCCACGTGGTGGAGCCACGGATGGTAAAACTTGGTGAAAAATTTGAAACACCCTACAGTCTTCGTCCAATGAGAGATGCTTTCAAAGGAACATTTATTGTTGCTGGAGGCTACAATAGGGAGGATGGAAATAATGCAATCTCCACTGGGTATGCTGATTTGGTTGCATATGGACGCATATTTTTGTCTAATCCTGATTTGCCTCGAAGGTTCGAAATAGATGCTCCGCTTAACAAGTACAACAGAGAGACATTTTACCTCCCTGATCCAGTTATTGGATATACTGACTACCCATTTCTTCCGACAGATGTGTAA